The genomic region CCCGAACGATTGTATTGTCCCAGGTCAACGCATCCTGACCTAGAGCAGGCCAGCTAGTTGGCGAAGTCTTCGCTGTGGCTCATTCCAGCATGGACTAAATCGCAGCACCAACATTTATCAAAGGTTGTCCTCTTGCATCCCTCGAAACTGCTCCGCTCCGATATCGGTCCGGCCGCCGGTGTCGTCGTTCCGGCCATTCTCCTGGGGGGCGCATGAGTGAGTCTCAAACCGAGCAGTCCCCGGCGGCCGGCGAGCAGAAATCGTTGAGCCATTGGTTGCGGACAAACCAGCTTGGTCCGGGAGCCAAAAAACTGGCAGCTAGGATCGGCCGTGATACGCTGATCGTCATTGTTTTGATCGCGGCGGTCGGTGGTTATCTCGCCTGGACGGAATTTTTCAGCTCGGCTTTGCCCCCCGGCATCGCCAGCGGAAACGGCCGCATCGAGGCCGTCGAAATCGATATCGCGAGCAAAATAGCAGGGCGAATCAAAGAGATATACGTCGACGAGGGCGACTTTGTGACGGCTGGGCAGGTCGTTGCGCGGATGGACACCGCTCAACTCGAAGCGCAACGGCGACAGGCCCAAGCGCAGTTCCACCGTGCGCAGATCGGGGTCGATACGGCGAAGAGTCTCGTCACCCAACGCAATGCGGAGAAAACGGCGGAGGTTGCAGTCGTCGCGCAGCGGGAGGCCGAACTCGATGCCGCCGAGAGTAAGTTCAAGCGCTCAGCAGAACTCGTCAAGACGAACGTCGTGTCACAGCAGACGCTCGACGACGATCGCGCCTCGAAGGAAGGCGCGGTTGCAGCAGTCGGGGCGGCAAAGGCTCAGCTTGCGGCCTCCGAGGCGGCAATCAGCTCGGCCGAGGCGCAGGTCGTTGACGCGCGTGCGGCCGTCGACGCCGCCAAGGCCGCTATCGACAGCATCACCGCAGACATCGACGACAGCACGTTGCGGGCGCCGAGAGACGGGCGGGTGCAGTATCGCGTCGCGCAGCTTGGCGAGGTTCTGTCGGCGGGGGGGCGGGTGCTCAACATGGTCGACCTCAGCGACGTCTACATGACGTTCTTTCTGCCCACGGCGGAAGCGGGACAAGTGGCGCTGGGCGCGGAGATCCGGCTGGTGCTCGATGCGGCACCTCAATACATCATCCCGGCAAAGGCAACGTTCGTTGCCGACGTTGCGCAGTTCACGCCGAAAAGCGTCGAAACGGAAGAAGAGCGGCTGAAGCTGATGTTCCGGATCAAGGCGCAGATACCCAAGGCGCTGCTTCAGAAGTA from Hyphomicrobium sp. MC1 harbors:
- a CDS encoding HlyD family secretion protein — protein: MSESQTEQSPAAGEQKSLSHWLRTNQLGPGAKKLAARIGRDTLIVIVLIAAVGGYLAWTEFFSSALPPGIASGNGRIEAVEIDIASKIAGRIKEIYVDEGDFVTAGQVVARMDTAQLEAQRRQAQAQFHRAQIGVDTAKSLVTQRNAEKTAEVAVVAQREAELDAAESKFKRSAELVKTNVVSQQTLDDDRASKEGAVAAVGAAKAQLAASEAAISSAEAQVVDARAAVDAAKAAIDSITADIDDSTLRAPRDGRVQYRVAQLGEVLSAGGRVLNMVDLSDVYMTFFLPTAEAGQVALGAEIRLVLDAAPQYIIPAKATFVADVAQFTPKSVETEEERLKLMFRIKAQIPKALLQKYIRQVKTGLPGVAYVKLDPNAQWPVLAGKLVQ